In Paraburkholderia phenazinium, one DNA window encodes the following:
- a CDS encoding superoxide dismutase family protein, which yields MGKRIDGQAVHAFIVLAASSLLLCGCTAFLRPQEKRAEAQLVPAVGSQTRGLVTFIERSDGVQVTYNLSGLPPDSDHALQVHERGDCNSVDGSSAGAVFAPAAERLKMGARVEGDLGNIHADSNGVATGFIVAPDVSLDGIRSVLQRAVVVHRDASDPYAWPQHGAGAPLACGVIRQ from the coding sequence ATGGGAAAACGAATCGACGGGCAGGCGGTGCATGCGTTCATCGTCCTGGCTGCCAGCAGTCTGCTGTTATGCGGCTGCACTGCATTCCTGAGACCACAGGAAAAACGCGCCGAGGCACAACTGGTGCCGGCCGTGGGAAGCCAGACGCGCGGTCTGGTGACTTTCATCGAGCGTTCGGACGGCGTACAGGTGACCTACAACCTTTCCGGCTTGCCGCCCGATAGCGACCACGCCCTGCAGGTGCACGAGCGCGGCGACTGCAATTCGGTAGACGGTTCGAGCGCGGGCGCGGTATTCGCCCCGGCGGCCGAGCGGCTGAAGATGGGCGCGCGCGTCGAAGGCGATCTCGGCAATATTCATGCGGATTCGAACGGTGTGGCCACGGGCTTTATCGTGGCGCCGGACGTATCGCTCGACGGCATCCGCTCGGTGCTGCAGCGCGCGGTCGTCGTGCATCGCGACGCCTCCGATCCCTACGCCTGGCCGCAACACGGCGCGGGCGCGCCGCTCGCCTGCGGCGTGATTCGCCAGTAA